The Synchiropus splendidus isolate RoL2022-P1 chromosome 11, RoL_Sspl_1.0, whole genome shotgun sequence genome contains a region encoding:
- the mxd3 gene encoding max dimerization protein 3 isoform X1 — MESTIDNIQVLIRAAEFLERKDREAEHGYASVLPLSPNHSDKRSKQKSKRTSAGGNRSAHNELEKNRRAQLRHCLEQLKKQVPLSSDSMRNTTLNLLRRAQMHIKKLQEQDERAEQVKGRLRWEQRELQVRLEQLQRGTERMRNDSQGSTMSSERSDSDREDVEVDVESIVFDCVDSDRVSITHSGVDHCYSSLDKSWL, encoded by the exons ATGGAAAGCACCATTGACAACATCCAGGTTCTGATCCGTGCAGCTGAGTTTctggagagaaaagacagag AAGCGGAACATGGATACGCGTCCGTCCTGCCTTTGAGCCCGAACCACTCCGATAAGAGAAGCAAACAGAAGAGCAAGAGGACATCTGCGGGTGGCAATAG GTCGGCTCACAACGAGTTGGAAAAGAACAG ACGGGCGCAGCTGAGGCACTGCCTTGAGCAGCTCAAAAAGCAAGTCCCTCTGTCGTCGGACTCCATGAGAAACACCACCCTCAACCTGCTGCGGCGAGCGCAGATGCATATCAAG aagctgcaggagcaggacgAGCGCGCGGAGCAGGTGAAAGGTCGCCTGCGCTGGGAGCAGAGGGAGCTGCAGGTCCGACTGGAGCAGCTTCAGCGGGGGACTGAGAGGATGCGCAACGACAGCCAGGGCTCCACCATGTCCTCGGAGCGCTCCGACTCTGACAGAG AGGACGTGGAGGTGGACGTGGAAAGCATCGTGTTCGACTGCGTGGACTCAGACAGAGTGAGCATTACTCACAGCGGAGTGGATCACTGCTACTCCAGTTTGGACAAATCCTGGCTATGA
- the mxd3 gene encoding max dimerization protein 3 isoform X2: MESTIDNIQVLIRAAEFLERKDREAEHGYASVLPLSPNHSDKRSKQKSKRTSAGGNRSAHNELEKNRRAQLRHCLEQLKKQVPLSSDSMRNTTLNLLRRAQMHIKLQEQDERAEQVKGRLRWEQRELQVRLEQLQRGTERMRNDSQGSTMSSERSDSDREDVEVDVESIVFDCVDSDRVSITHSGVDHCYSSLDKSWL; this comes from the exons ATGGAAAGCACCATTGACAACATCCAGGTTCTGATCCGTGCAGCTGAGTTTctggagagaaaagacagag AAGCGGAACATGGATACGCGTCCGTCCTGCCTTTGAGCCCGAACCACTCCGATAAGAGAAGCAAACAGAAGAGCAAGAGGACATCTGCGGGTGGCAATAG GTCGGCTCACAACGAGTTGGAAAAGAACAG ACGGGCGCAGCTGAGGCACTGCCTTGAGCAGCTCAAAAAGCAAGTCCCTCTGTCGTCGGACTCCATGAGAAACACCACCCTCAACCTGCTGCGGCGAGCGCAGATGCATATCAAG ctgcaggagcaggacgAGCGCGCGGAGCAGGTGAAAGGTCGCCTGCGCTGGGAGCAGAGGGAGCTGCAGGTCCGACTGGAGCAGCTTCAGCGGGGGACTGAGAGGATGCGCAACGACAGCCAGGGCTCCACCATGTCCTCGGAGCGCTCCGACTCTGACAGAG AGGACGTGGAGGTGGACGTGGAAAGCATCGTGTTCGACTGCGTGGACTCAGACAGAGTGAGCATTACTCACAGCGGAGTGGATCACTGCTACTCCAGTTTGGACAAATCCTGGCTATGA
- the prelid1a gene encoding PRELI domain containing 1a, producing MVKYFCCTGLLKSTWDQVCIAFWQRYPNPYSNHVLTEDIIFREVTPSNCLISRRLLTKTSRAPRWMERYLPKHMASSAYIIEDSIVDPQRKTMTTLTWNITHARLMSVEERCEYRTNPENGSWTEIKREAWIASNVYGLSRGIQEFGLARFKTSVTKTMKGFEFVLAKMQGETPRTLTEAATERARETALAAKEKAKDLASQAHKKQYV from the exons ATGGTGAAGTACTTCTGCTGCACAGGTTTGCTGAAAAGCACCTGGGACCAAGTATGCATTGCCTTCTGGCAACGATATCCCAACCCCTACAG TAACCATGTCTTGACGGAGGACATTATTTTCCGGGAGGTGACCCCATCCAACTGCCTCATTTCCAGACGTCTGTTGACCAAAACAAGCCGTGCGCCCCGCTGGATGGAGCGGTACCTTCCAAAGCACATGGCCAGCTCTGCTTACATCATTGAGGACTCCATTGTGGATCCTCAAAGAAAGACTATGACCACACTGACATGGAACATCACTCACGCCCGCCTCATG TCAGTGGAAGAGCGGTGCGAGTACAGAACTAATCCTGAAAACGGCAGCTGGACTGAGATAAAAAGAGAAGCTTGGATTGCGTCTAATGTCTATGGTCTCTCTCGAGGAATCCAG GAGTTTGGTCTTGCAAGGTTTAAGACGAGCGTAACGAAAACCATGAAGGGATTCGAGTTTGTGCTCGCCAAAATGCAAG GTGAAACACCCAGAACCTTGACGGAGGCGGCGacagagcgagcgagagagacagCGCTGGCAGCTAAAGAGAAAGCCAAAGACCTGGCCTCGCAGGCCCACAAGAAGCAGTATGTGTGA
- the npy7r gene encoding neuropeptide Y receptor Y7 yields the protein MSPPDMSNSSGEGDSADPERWLLLNDSQHLHGFHSDVTKHVGVQVTLITAYSLIILLGLTGNSLVLYMIVRYRTMRTVTNFFIANLALADLLVDTLCLPFTLIYTLLDEWKFGALLCHMVPFAQALSVHVSVLTLTVIALDRYRCIVFHLGHRLSWHASFLIMALTWSLSAVLAAPLAIFREYRHEQFPPINLDIAVCSERWPHGTSRDGVIYSLSMLLLQYIIPLAVISYAYVCIWVKLKNHVSPSNRNDNITRRKNTTKMLVLMVVVFAFCWLPFHVFQLASDLDLVLIFEEYKLMYTVFHIVAMCSTFTNPLLYGWMNKNYRNGFLMVFRCEDKPDAFHPEGSFRTRSFRGMTLNGRNGGHPPTAV from the coding sequence ATGAGCCCTCCAGACATGTCCAACAGCAGCGGAGAGGGAGACTCCGCTGACCCAGAGCGGTGGCTCCTCCTCAATGACAGCCAGCATCTGCACGGGTTTCACAGCGACGTCACCAAGCACGTTGGGGTGCAGGTCACTCTGATCACCGCCTACTCCCTCATCATCCTCCTGGGCCTGACAGGAAACTCTCTGGTCCTCTACATGATCGTGCGCTACAGAACCATGAGGACCGTCACCAACTTCTTCATCGCGAACCTGGCGCTGGCTGACCTGCTGGTGGACACGCTCTGCCTTCCCTTCACGCTCATCTACACGCTGCTGGACGAGTGGAAGTTTGGCGCGCTGCTGTGCCACATGGTGCCGTTCGCCCAGGCGCTGAGCGTGCACGTGTCCGTCCTGACTCTGACCGTCATCGCGCTGGACAGATACCGCTGCATCGTCTTCCACCTGGGCCACCGCCTCAGCTGGCACGCCAGCTTCCTCATCATGGCGCTGACGTGGAGCTTGTCGGCAGTGCTCGCCGCTCCCTTGGCCATCTTCAGAGAGTACCGCCATGAGCAGTTCCCACCCATCAACCTGGACATTGCCGTCTGCTCAGAGAGGTGGCCCCACGGCACCAGCAGGGACGGGGTCATCTACAGCCTGTCCATGCTTCTCCTGCAGTACATCATCCCTTTAGCTGTCATCAGCTACGCTTATGTCTGCATCTGGGTCAAACTCAAGAACCATGTCAGCCCATCCAACCGCAATGACAACATCACTCGCCGCAAAAACACCACCAAGATGTTGGTCCTGATGGTGGTGGTCTTTGCCTTCTGCTGGCTTCCGTTCCATGTGTTCCAGCTCGCCAGTGACCTGGACTTGGTCCTCATATTTGAGGAGTACAAACTCATGTACACGGTGTTTCACATCGTGGCCATGTGCTCCACCTTTACAAACCCTCTCctgtatggatggatgaataagaACTACAGGAACGGCTTCCTCATGGTGTTTCGCTGCGAGGATAAACCGGACGCTTTTCACCCCGAGGGCTCCTTTCGGACTCGGTCCTTCAGAGGCATGACTCTGAATGGGCGCAACGGTGGACACCCACCGACGGCTGTGTGA
- the trim105 gene encoding tripartite motif containing 105: MAAVDCAPPAPPNKGSLKEDLTCVICCDLFREPVMLACMHHFCKSCISRYWRGAQGPVTCPQCRKVFRTKQFHTNYIVTAMVEKIRTTTSDTYMKNLEKQLKEDLKNHLLRKQDFINTIQRNKEKMEAIKRVGAELQAHVSGEFRGLHQILREEESRMLEQLQSEQEEELEKVRGHIEAVQRAVTELEENIAELEQTCAAAKNSVLIELPQQRSCSQVAAPPEFDPNSLVNKFAAPIQYIAWRKMFKSLRPGPSPLTFDADTAHPSIFVSRDKKLAVECEGTVVHKDDGKRFLQCVNVLAAQGFQSGRHYWEVEVGRKHKWDLGVASESVDRRARIKLSPESGYWTLRLRNKNEYSAGTQPWTRLQLASCPKRIGVFLDCDRRRVCFYNADDMSLLYCFSDGPREKAMPFFSPCISGSGQKSQPIQLLHYPPVALSE; this comes from the exons ATGGCTGCTGTCGATTGTGCTCCGCCTGCGCCCCCCAACAAAGGCAGCCTGAAAGAAGACCTGACATGTGTCATCTGCTGCGACCTCTTCCGCGAGCCCGTCATGCTGGCCTGCATGCACCACTTCTGCAAGTCGTGCATATCCAGGTACTGGCGCGGAGCCCAAGGGCCCGTGACGTGTCCGCAGTGCCGGAAGGTTTTCAGGACCAAGCAGTTTCACACCAACTATATTGTGACCGCCATGGTGGAGAAGATAAGGACCACCACATCTGACACCTACATGAAAAATCTGGAG AAACAACTGAAAGAAGACTTGAAAAATCATCTACTGAGAAAGCAGGATTTTATCAACACGattcagagaaacaaagagAAGATGGAAGCCATAAAG AGAGTGGGCGCAGAGCTTCAGGCTCACGTCTCCGGGGAGTTCCGAGGCCTTCACCAGATCCTGCGGGAGGAGGAGTCCAGGATGTTGGAGCAGCTTCAGAGCgagcaggaagaggagctggagaaggtccGTGGCCACATCGAGGCAGTCCAGAGGGCCGTGACAGAGTTGGAGGAGAACATAGCGGAGCTGGAACAGACCTGTGCTGCAGCGAAAAATTCAGTTCTGATCGAG CTCCCACAGCAAAG AAGCTGTTCACAGgtggctgctcctccagagttCGACCCAAATTCCTTGGTCAACAAGTTTGCAGCTCCGATACAGTACATAGCGTGGAGGAAGATGTTCAAGTCCTTGAGGCCAG GTCCGTCTCCACTGACCTTCGATGCTGACACCGCTCACCCCAGTATTTTTGTCTCAAGAGATAAAAAGCTTGCGGTCGAGTGCGAAGGAACAGTGGTCCACAAAGACGACGGCAAGCGCTTCCTCCAGTGCGTCAACGTTCTGGCCGCTCAGGGATTCCAGTCCGGCCGGCactactgggaggtggaggtggGCCGGAAACACAAGTGGGACCTGGGCGTGGCCTCGGAGTCGGTGGACAGACGAGCCCGGATCAAGCTCAGCCCCGAAAGCGGCTACTGGACGCTGCGACTGCGGAACAAAAACGAGTACTCGGCCGGCACCCAGCCGTGGACCCGGCTGCAGCTGGCCTCCTGCCCGAAGAGGATCGGCGTTTTCCTGGACTGCGACAGGAGGCGCGTGTGCTTCTACAATGCTGACGACATGAGTTTGCTGTACTGCTTCAGCGACGGCCCCAGAGAGAAGGCCATGCCCTTCTTCAGTCCCTGCATCAGTGGCAGCGGGCAGAAGTCGCAGCCCATCCAGCTGCTCCACTATCCTCCAGTCGCTCTGTCCGAGTGA